The following proteins are encoded in a genomic region of Selenomonadales bacterium:
- a CDS encoding 1-deoxy-D-xylulose-5-phosphate synthase: MTRLLDTLVSPNQIKNMSLKDVKKLAAEIRELLIETVSHTGGHLAPNLGVVELTLAIHRVFDTPKDKIVFDVGHQSYVHKIVTGRRDRFHTLRTKDGISGFPKIRESEHDSFGTGHSSTSISAALGMALARDMNGEDHQVLAVIGDGSMTGGQAFEALNHAGDTDAHMIVILNDNEMSIAKNVGALSEYLSKARVASSYNKIKQDAETFLKQIPAVGDKAFKTVKKMKDGLSYLLVPPGMVFEELGFHYYGPIDGHNIELLTEMLTKAKHREGPVLVHVLTKKGKGYKPAEEHADLFHGVGPFCVETGKVHKKPSAPSYTSMFSDALIALAEKDSDIIGITAAMPEGTGLKKFSQRFPKQFFDVGIAEQHAATLAAGLAMAGKKPVVALYSTFAQRAYDQILHDVCLQDLPVVFAIDRAGLVGEDGPTHHGVFDISYLRLIPNIVIMAPKDENELRQMLASAVSYPHPVALRYPRGSGLGVEIDTEPSVLPIGKGEVVREGSDVAFLALGTMVHNCELAADILSGQNIKAGVINLRFAKPLDKELILKTAMQYRCIVTVEENALHGGVGSAVMELLNEAGLHGVKVLRLGVPDRFIEHGARALLLRDLALDEAGIARQTELFLEKMEYNKLWQKNDWMCCLSNKAW, translated from the coding sequence TTGACTAGACTTTTAGACACGCTCGTGTCGCCGAATCAGATAAAAAATATGTCACTGAAAGACGTAAAAAAACTTGCCGCCGAGATCAGAGAATTATTGATCGAAACGGTATCACATACAGGTGGTCACCTTGCGCCGAACTTGGGCGTTGTAGAGCTTACGCTTGCGATTCATCGTGTGTTCGATACACCGAAAGATAAGATCGTATTCGATGTAGGCCATCAATCGTATGTGCATAAGATCGTGACAGGGCGCAGAGATCGCTTTCATACACTTCGTACGAAAGACGGTATCAGCGGATTTCCGAAGATCAGAGAAAGTGAGCACGATTCGTTTGGTACGGGACATTCGAGTACTTCTATCTCTGCGGCACTCGGTATGGCACTTGCGCGTGATATGAACGGCGAAGATCATCAAGTTTTGGCTGTTATCGGCGACGGCTCGATGACAGGCGGACAAGCGTTCGAAGCACTCAATCATGCAGGTGATACAGACGCACATATGATCGTGATTTTGAATGATAACGAGATGTCCATCGCCAAAAATGTCGGTGCGCTTTCGGAATATTTGTCCAAAGCACGTGTGGCATCCTCGTATAATAAGATAAAACAAGATGCAGAAACATTCTTGAAGCAGATTCCTGCTGTCGGAGATAAGGCGTTCAAAACGGTCAAGAAGATGAAAGACGGTTTGAGCTATCTTCTGGTACCGCCCGGCATGGTTTTTGAAGAATTGGGATTTCATTATTATGGACCGATCGACGGGCATAATATTGAGCTTCTTACCGAGATGCTGACGAAAGCGAAGCACAGAGAAGGTCCTGTTCTTGTCCATGTTTTGACGAAAAAAGGCAAAGGTTACAAACCTGCCGAAGAACATGCAGATTTGTTTCACGGTGTGGGGCCGTTCTGTGTGGAAACGGGAAAAGTGCATAAAAAACCGTCGGCTCCGAGCTATACTTCGATGTTCAGTGATGCCCTTATCGCACTTGCTGAAAAAGATTCTGATATCATCGGTATCACGGCGGCGATGCCCGAAGGGACAGGCCTGAAAAAATTTTCTCAACGATTCCCGAAACAGTTTTTTGATGTAGGTATTGCCGAACAGCATGCCGCGACACTTGCGGCAGGCCTTGCGATGGCAGGCAAGAAACCTGTTGTGGCACTTTATTCGACATTTGCACAGCGTGCATACGATCAGATATTGCATGATGTTTGTCTGCAAGATCTGCCTGTCGTATTTGCGATCGACCGTGCGGGGCTTGTCGGTGAAGATGGGCCTACTCATCATGGTGTATTCGATATCAGCTACTTGCGCTTGATCCCGAATATCGTCATTATGGCGCCGAAAGATGAAAATGAGCTTCGTCAAATGCTGGCTTCTGCGGTATCATATCCACACCCGGTAGCACTCAGATATCCGCGCGGCAGCGGGCTTGGTGTCGAGATAGATACAGAACCGTCGGTATTACCGATAGGCAAAGGTGAAGTCGTACGTGAGGGCAGTGATGTTGCATTCCTTGCGCTCGGTACGATGGTACATAATTGTGAGTTGGCGGCAGATATCCTTAGCGGGCAGAATATCAAAGCAGGCGTTATCAACCTGCGTTTTGCAAAGCCGCTCGATAAAGAATTGATCTTAAAGACAGCAATGCAATACCGCTGTATTGTGACGGTGGAAGAAAATGCGCTTCACGGCGGTGTCGGATCGGCAGTCATGGAACTTTTGAACGAAGCAGGTCTTCATGGTGTGAAGGTCTTGCGTCTTGGTGTTCCCGACCGATTTATCGAGCATGGTGCGCGTGCGCTTCTTTTGCGTGACTTGGCACTTGATGAAGCGGGGATCGCACGTCAGACAGAGCTGTTTTTAGAAAAAATGGAGTACAATAAATTATGGCAAAAGAACGATTGGATGTGTTGCTTGTCAAACAAGGCATGGTAG
- a CDS encoding TlyA family RNA methyltransferase — protein MAKERLDVLLVKQGMVESREKARALIMAGNVYINNQKADKAGTMVKEDAVIRVDGGMKYVSRGGLKLEKAMETFPITLDGKVMMDIGASTGGFTDCGLQNGAVKVFAVDVGYGQLAWSLRTDERVVNMERTNIRNVTLEDIGQAVDFISIDVAFISLDKVLPVAATLLKEDGELVALIKPQFEAGREKVGKKGVVRDPAVHREVIVKVYQLSQELQFHPCGLTYSPVKGPEGNIEYLIHLKKEASDTMV, from the coding sequence ATGGCAAAAGAACGATTGGATGTGTTGCTTGTCAAACAAGGCATGGTAGAGAGTCGTGAAAAGGCGCGTGCGCTTATTATGGCAGGCAATGTATATATCAATAATCAAAAAGCCGATAAGGCAGGAACGATGGTCAAAGAAGATGCCGTTATCCGTGTCGACGGTGGCATGAAATATGTCAGTCGCGGTGGCTTGAAGCTCGAAAAAGCAATGGAAACATTCCCTATTACGCTTGACGGGAAAGTGATGATGGATATCGGTGCTTCGACGGGCGGATTTACTGATTGCGGTCTGCAAAACGGTGCTGTAAAAGTATTCGCAGTCGATGTCGGATACGGTCAGCTTGCTTGGTCGCTTCGTACAGATGAGCGTGTCGTCAATATGGAGCGAACGAATATCCGCAATGTAACGCTTGAAGATATCGGACAGGCCGTTGATTTTATTTCGATCGACGTCGCGTTTATCTCGCTTGATAAAGTATTGCCTGTTGCAGCGACGCTTCTGAAAGAAGATGGCGAACTTGTCGCGCTCATCAAACCGCAGTTTGAAGCAGGTCGTGAAAAAGTCGGTAAAAAAGGTGTTGTGCGCGATCCTGCCGTACATCGAGAAGTCATCGTGAAGGTCTATCAGTTATCACAGGAACTTCAATTCCATCCGTGCGGGTTGACGTATTCGCCTGTAAAAGGACCGGAAGGTAATATCGAATATTTGATACATCTTAAAAAAGAAGCTTCGGACACGATGGT